From one Meiothermus sp. CFH 77666 genomic stretch:
- a CDS encoding TrkH family potassium uptake protein: MGLLGLTDTLLGENALGFFVGAAIGLPLGWVLRRLGSPQAEPRRAEALLTVAGLWILVPILGAIPYWISGGLSYLDALFEATSGFSTTGATILADFSQFSYGLFFWRSLSQWFGGMGILLLFIVVLPHLALAGRQMFFAETTGVQKQQLTPKLRQTANYILRVYLLLTLLTLTAYLLTGVPVFEAITNTFSSVSAGGFSPNPQSFAAYAPLTQWIAAVVMFLTGVNLLLQYRAIFGREYAAPLRDPEFRAYALIVLTVALVMAGVLFFRHDYTLEPALRHAFFQTASIITGTGFASADFAQWVVPAQTLLVMLMFVGGSAGSVGGSIKVIRWLVIGSLVRRELQRALHPQAVLPLRVGNKNIGEDVLRAVSAFITLYVGLFALGALVMGVLEEDFVVAFTASAAAIGNVGPGLGDVGPMAHYGNLHPISKAVMIFQMWAGRIELIAVFSLFTPDLWRRLRA; encoded by the coding sequence ATGGGCCTGCTGGGCCTGACCGATACGCTCCTGGGCGAGAATGCCCTGGGCTTTTTTGTGGGGGCGGCCATTGGACTACCCCTTGGCTGGGTTCTCCGGCGGCTGGGAAGCCCCCAGGCCGAGCCGCGCCGGGCCGAAGCCCTGCTCACAGTGGCCGGGCTCTGGATTCTGGTGCCCATCCTGGGGGCCATCCCGTACTGGATTTCGGGGGGCCTCAGCTACCTGGACGCGCTGTTCGAAGCCACCTCCGGCTTCAGCACCACCGGGGCCACCATCCTGGCCGACTTCTCGCAGTTCAGCTATGGGCTTTTTTTCTGGCGCAGCCTGAGCCAGTGGTTTGGCGGGATGGGCATCCTGCTGCTCTTTATTGTGGTCTTGCCCCACCTGGCCCTGGCTGGACGGCAGATGTTTTTTGCCGAGACCACCGGCGTACAAAAGCAGCAGCTCACCCCCAAGCTGCGCCAAACCGCCAACTACATCCTGCGGGTCTATCTGCTACTGACCCTGCTCACCCTGACCGCCTACCTGCTGACCGGCGTGCCGGTCTTCGAGGCCATCACCAACACCTTCTCGAGCGTCTCCGCCGGCGGTTTCAGCCCCAACCCCCAGAGTTTCGCAGCCTATGCCCCCCTCACCCAGTGGATAGCGGCCGTGGTCATGTTCCTGACCGGGGTTAATCTGCTGCTCCAGTACCGGGCCATTTTTGGCCGCGAGTACGCCGCGCCCCTGCGCGACCCCGAGTTTCGCGCCTACGCCCTGATTGTGCTGACGGTAGCGCTGGTCATGGCGGGGGTGCTGTTCTTCCGACACGACTACACCCTGGAACCGGCCCTGCGCCATGCCTTCTTTCAAACCGCTTCCATCATTACCGGCACCGGTTTCGCCTCGGCAGACTTTGCCCAGTGGGTGGTACCCGCCCAGACCCTTCTGGTCATGCTGATGTTCGTGGGCGGAAGCGCCGGCAGCGTGGGGGGGAGCATCAAGGTCATCCGCTGGCTGGTGATTGGCTCATTGGTGCGGCGGGAGTTGCAGCGGGCCCTGCACCCCCAGGCAGTGCTGCCTTTGCGGGTCGGCAACAAGAACATCGGCGAGGATGTACTGCGGGCGGTTTCGGCCTTTATCACCCTGTACGTGGGTCTCTTTGCCCTGGGCGCACTGGTGATGGGGGTCTTGGAAGAAGACTTCGTGGTCGCCTTTACCGCCTCGGCGGCGGCCATCGGCAACGTGGGACCTGGGCTGGGCGATGTGGGGCCCATGGCCCACTACGGCAATCTGCATCCCATCTCCAAAGCGGTGATGATTTTTCAGATGTGGGCAGGCCGGATCGAGTTGATTGCGGTATTCTCGCTCTTCACCCCCGACCTCTGGCGTCGGCTAAGGGCCTGA
- a CDS encoding TrkH family potassium uptake protein, with translation MRTRAKPWLLENLRFAYYFLGVVYLALGLVMLGLEALALLLRESPWGFLIGAVVGLGLGGWFRKLGDPRHEPGRAEALLSIALIWLLVPALGAIPFWIAGGMPYLDALFEAMSGFTTTGATALADFSQFGYSLFFWRSLMQWFGGVGFLVLAVALLAHLAVAGRQLFITESTGVQKEPFTPRLRTTAQSILKVYAALTVAAALCYWVAGVPPFEAVCNALTTLPAAGFSPNPRSFEQYTPLAQWFGTLFMFLGGAGFVLQYRLFFTLDPRPLLRDVELRVYTLIVLVFSLSLAAFLMTHHTRDMNYSWSDALRHAFFNVTSIITTTGYASADFALWVPAAQAILVAAMFVGGCAGSGAGGIKVIRLLVVGAIVRRELIRSLHPQAIITLRLGSKALGEDVMRSVAAFITLYVALLAAGTLTISLLENNFIVGFTASAQAIGNIGPGLGEVGPMGSYAGLEPLSKAILIFQMWAGRIELIPVFLLFTPELWKKLRG, from the coding sequence ATGAGAACCCGAGCTAAACCCTGGCTGCTCGAAAACCTGCGCTTTGCTTACTACTTCCTGGGCGTGGTGTACCTGGCTTTGGGCCTGGTAATGCTGGGGCTCGAGGCCCTGGCGCTTCTGCTCCGCGAATCGCCCTGGGGCTTCCTGATCGGGGCTGTGGTAGGCCTGGGACTGGGTGGGTGGTTCCGTAAACTGGGCGACCCCAGACACGAGCCGGGCCGGGCCGAAGCCCTCCTCTCGATTGCCCTGATCTGGCTGCTGGTGCCTGCTTTGGGCGCCATCCCGTTCTGGATTGCGGGGGGTATGCCCTATCTCGATGCGCTCTTTGAAGCCATGTCGGGCTTCACCACCACCGGGGCCACCGCTCTGGCCGATTTTTCCCAGTTTGGCTATAGCCTCTTCTTCTGGCGCAGCCTGATGCAGTGGTTTGGAGGGGTCGGTTTCCTGGTGCTGGCGGTGGCCCTGCTGGCCCATCTGGCTGTGGCCGGGCGTCAGCTTTTTATCACCGAGAGCACCGGGGTCCAAAAAGAACCCTTCACCCCCCGGCTGCGCACCACCGCACAGAGCATCCTCAAAGTGTACGCTGCCCTTACCGTGGCCGCCGCGCTGTGCTACTGGGTCGCCGGTGTTCCCCCCTTTGAAGCCGTTTGCAACGCCCTGACCACCCTACCGGCTGCGGGGTTTAGCCCCAACCCCCGCAGTTTTGAGCAGTACACCCCGCTGGCCCAGTGGTTCGGCACCCTGTTCATGTTTCTGGGTGGGGCAGGTTTCGTGCTCCAGTACAGGCTTTTTTTCACGCTGGACCCCCGTCCGCTATTAAGAGATGTGGAGCTGCGGGTCTATACCCTGATTGTCCTGGTGTTTAGCTTATCGCTGGCGGCTTTCCTGATGACCCACCACACCCGGGACATGAACTATAGCTGGAGCGACGCCCTCCGCCATGCCTTCTTCAACGTGACCTCCATCATCACCACCACCGGCTATGCCAGCGCCGACTTTGCCCTATGGGTTCCGGCTGCCCAGGCCATTCTGGTCGCGGCCATGTTTGTGGGGGGATGTGCGGGCTCGGGCGCGGGGGGTATCAAGGTGATTCGGTTGCTGGTGGTGGGGGCTATTGTGCGGCGGGAGTTAATCCGTTCGCTGCACCCCCAGGCCATCATCACTCTGCGGCTGGGCAGCAAGGCTCTGGGTGAGGATGTGATGCGCTCGGTAGCCGCTTTCATTACGCTCTACGTGGCGCTGCTGGCCGCCGGTACGCTGACTATTTCGCTGCTCGAGAACAACTTTATAGTTGGCTTCACCGCAAGCGCCCAGGCCATCGGCAACATCGGGCCGGGGCTGGGCGAAGTGGGGCCGATGGGAAGCTATGCCGGATTGGAGCCGCTATCTAAAGCAATCCTGATTTTCCAGATGTGGGCCGGACGTATTGAGTTGATTCCGGTTTTTTTGCTTTTCACCCCCGAGCTGTGGAAGAAATTGCGGGGTTAA